Sequence from the Bremerella volcania genome:
CTCATGAGCGCCGGTATACCTGATGCGGCGTCATCAGGGAAGCGGTCCTTAAAATCGTTAAGGTTAATTCTGGAAGGAATTTGCCACAGAGAACACATAGTGCACCGAGGGGGAAGGCATAAGAGAAGATTAACCACAGATTCCACGGATAACAGAAGGATTTGTTGAGTGCCGCTGCTGGCTTTTCATCCATCCGTGATATCTGTGTAATCCGTGGTTGAATATCCTCCCCTCGGTGCCCTCTGTGGCTAGTCCCCTCCCCCAGGCCCAGATTTCGCTCGGAAAGCCCAATCTAGGCATTCAGGCGTTGTCGGTCTAAAATACTCGATTTCCCCCATTCACATCGACGCTGTCCTGATCACCTTCGAGGAACAGAACCTTGTATCGCACACACACTTGCGGCGAATTACGAAAATCCGACGTCGGCCAATCCGTTACCCTGGCTGGGTGGGTTGATTCGTACCGCGACCATGGCGGCGGGCTGTTTGTCGATCTTCGCGACCGATATGGCAAGACCCAAGTGGTTTTCAGCAGTGACAGCGGCGAGGAAACGCAGAAGCTGTCGCGTAGCCTTCGTAACGAAGACGTGATTCAGGTCATCGGTAAGGTCGATCCGCGCCCCGATGGGACCGTCAACCCGAAGCTCAGCACCGGCGAGATCGAAATCAAGGTCGAGAAGTTGGTCGTCTTGAATAAGTGCAAGACGCCGCCGTTCTTTCCTGGCCAGCAAGACATGCCAGGCGAAGACCTGCGTCTGAAGCATCGCTATCTGGACCTTCGCCGTCAGCAGATGCAACAGACGATGCTACTGCGAAGCAAGATCATCAAGCTGATGCGGGACTACTTCGAGGAGCACCAGTTCATCGACGTCGAGACTCCCATCCTCGGCCGCAGCACGCCGGAAGGGGCTCGCGATTACCTGGTTCCCAGCCGAGTGCATCATGGCGAATTCTATGCATTGCCGCAGTCGCCGCAACTTTACAAGCAAATCCTGATGATGGCCGGTTACGACCGCTACGTGCAGGTTGCCCGCTGCTTCCGCGACGAAGACCTCCGCGCTGACCGTCAGCCAGAGTTCACGCAGTTGGACCTCGAGATGGCCTTCTGCGAAATGGACGACGTCATTGGTATCATCGATGGGCTCGTCACCAAGGTTGCCAAGGAAGTCCACGGCGTCGACGTCCCAGGTCCTCTGCCCCGGATGACCTACGACGAAGCCATGGAACGCTTCGGCCACGACGCACCTGACCTGCGTTTCGACTTGGAAATTGTCGACGCCACCGATTTGGCTGCCGAGGCCGAGTTCCGTGTTTTCAAAGCGGTAGCCGACGCCGGCAACCGTGTCCGTGGAATCTGCGCGAAGGGTGCCGCCGACAAGTACTCGCGCCGCCTGATCGACGACATGACCTCGATGGTGCAAGACGACTTCGGTGCCAAGGGCCTGGCATGGTTCAAAGTCGAAGCGGACGGAACCCTCAACTCGCCAATCGCGAAGAATTTCACGCCAGAACTGCTGGCCAAGTTCAAAGAACGTTTTGCCGCCGAGCCTGGCGACTTGATCCTGATCGTCGCCGACAAATTCGAAGTGACCTGCAAGGCACTCTATGGCCTGCGTAAGAAGCTGGGTGCCGAACTGAAACTGTACGATCCCAAAGCGATGCACTTCAGCTGGGTGGTCGAATTCCCGATGTTCGATTACGACGAAGAAGAAGGTCGTTGGGTTGCCATGCACCATCCGTTCACCGCCCCGCGGCCGCAGGACGTCGAACTTCTCGACAGCGATCCAGGCAAGTGCCGGGCACTGGCCTACGACCTGGTGATCAACGGTAGCGAAGCTGGCGGTGGAACGATTCGTATCCACGACAACGCCACGCAGCAGAAGGTATTCGGCCTATTGGGCATGACCGAAGAAGACGCCAAAGAGCGATTTGGCTTCTTGCTCGATGCCCTGCAATACGGTGCTCCGCCGCACGGTGGCATTGCGTTGGGTATCGACCGCTGGGTGATGCTGTTTGGTTACCTGGACAACATCCGCGACTGCATCGCGTTCCCTAAAACGCAGCGTGCCGCCGACCTGATGACTGACGCACCAAGCACGGTCGATCGCAAACAGCTCGAAGAACTGGCGATCAAAGTGCTACGCCTGGACGAAGTGAAGAAGTAGTTCGGCGTTAGTCTTCCAGCTCAAACGTAAAGATATTCTCACCGCCGTCGACGACTTCGGCGGTGAGTTGGCTCGTTTCGGCCTTGCTGTACTTCTTGGGCAACAGGTGCTTGGGGGATCCTCCCAAGGCTCGGTTCATCTCATTCATCATCCGAGAATACTCTTCGGGACTGACCTTCTCGGGGTCGGGTAGGGCCAAAACCTCCAGCTTGCGAATCGCCACGGTGTATGTTCCTGGAATAACGCCATCGCCGGGCTCGTAGGTCCATAAACGAACTTCGCCTCTTTCATCGGTGTTACCCACGGCACCGCGAATCTCAGCACCGCCAAACGTCACCGTCGCACCTTCAACCGGCTTCCCTTCATACGTGACGACCGCTTTAGCCGGGACACGTCTGGGAAGACCAGAATCGTCGGATGCCGTACAGCCAATCGCACAAATGGCAGCTACCGATGTTAAGCCGATAAATCGTAGCATGAGAACTCCCTTGAGTAGGTGAAGAGACTAGAGGGAGGAAGTTTCGCCACCATTGATCGAACCGAGCGCACCCCAAACACCATAAGGACTTGGGCCGTCGGTGGCTTCTGTGGCGGTAGGATCACCCGAGTCGATCGTGTCGGGTACGAATTGAGTCGAACCATCGGCCCGGCCGCAGATGACTCCGCCAGGGTGAAAACTACTGGGAGTCCAAATGCCCCAAGTCCCGTCGCTATGAGCAATCGTGCACCTTGGCGAATTAGGAGGCAGCACCGTGCTGAAACCGGTGAAGAAGGCCCTGCCCTCGGCCCAGCGGCTACCGGGGGCACGGTGCACATACGACTCAGCCGTGACGGGTACGGCGGCGTCGATTTCACCATTGATGCCACGAGCCGCCCAGCAATCGGCCGGGCTCGAGGGATTGGTATTGATGCCAGGCGTGACGGCAACGTTTCCCTTCATGGTACGGGTTACGTTATTCGGACCGACGACGACTTCGCTAAGGGCCAAGGTATTGCTCGTGCCGTCGACCAAATCCTTAAATGACATGTTCTCCAGCGTAACGAACATGCCTCGTTTGGTCGAACTGGTGGTGTGATTGTTGCGGACGCTGTCTCCCATGCAGAAGTGATAACTGCGTGGTTTACGGCCGTTCACGCTTGACCGAGAAGACCAGTACGGATCAGAAGGACACAGCAATTCCGGAATCAACGTATTCTGCTCGGCAGGGTTCCAATCGGACGAGCCAAACGGCGTGCTCGCGCCCGACGCTTTTTCCCAAACGGCGAGTTGCTCGATGTATGGAAGCAGGGCAACAAATCCGCTGGGTCGTGAGGGGGCCGCTTGCATCTGCAGCGCTGGAAACGCACCATGCGTATCATGATAGTTGTGCAATGCCAGGCCGACCTGTTTCATGCGATTGGAACATTGCATCCGCCGAGCCGACTCGCGAGCTTGCTGAACCGCTGGTAAGAGAAGAGCGATCAACACTCCGATGATCGCAATGACGACCAGAAGTTCCACGAGCGTGAATCCAGCAAGGCGCAGGCGTTTTCGCAGGGTAAGAACCATGAGCATACTCTCGTTTTCTGGGGGAGGGATGAGTCGGGAGAGAAACGATTGAGTGGCAAATGATGGGATAAGCGTCTCGGCTCCTGCCCTATAACACAGGGCCCAGTACTTTTTGTTTTGTATATTTCTTTTAACCAGAGCCGTCAAGGAAATTAATGCCGGCGAAAAGAATCACAACACGGGCGATCAACCTCCAGAACCAAGCATGCGAATTTGATATAAACAGGTTGAGTTTGTCACCTCGCCGCAGGGACCGCGGTTCGCATCACCCTTCTTACACTACGGAGAAACACCATGCGATGTCTCGTTGCATCCCTCGCGATCCTTGCCCTAACCGCTTCCATTGCTAACGCTGAAGTCAAAACCAAGGTCATCGAATACAAGGTCGGTGATCAAGCGTTCGACGGCTTTCTGGCCTACGACGACACGATCGAAGGCCCACGACCCGCCGTGGTCGTCTTTCATGAATGGTGGGGACTAAATGACTACGCCAAGAAGCGAACGAAGATGCTGGCCGAACTCGGCTACGTGGCGTTCGCCGCGGATATGTACGGCGATGGCCAGTTCGTCGATCACCCCAAAGACGCTGGTCAGATGGCCGGCAAGGTCCGAGCCAATGTCGAGCAGTGGCAAAAGCGGGCCGTTGCTGCGCTCGATGTCCTAAAGAAGCAGCCGCAGTGCGATCCTGCCAAGATCGCCGCGATCGGCTACTGTTTTGGTGGTTCGACCGCATTACAGCTAGGCTACACCGGCGCCGATGTCGACGCGATAGCGACGTTCCATGCTGCCTTACCGACACCGACCAAGGAACAAGCCGAAGCAATCCAAGCCAAGGTCTTGGTATGCCACGGTGCTGACGATGGCTTCGTTTCCCAGGAATCGATTGACGCGTTCCAGGAAAAACTGAAGGACGCTGAAGTCGATCTCAACTTCGTGGCCTTCCCAGGTGCCGTCCACAGCTTCACGGTGGAAGACTCCGGCAAGCATGGCAACCCCGGCATGCAATACAACAAGGAAGCCGACGAGAAGTCTTGGACCCTGCTATTGAAACTGCTGAAGAGTGAATTGGGGCCGGTTAAATAGCTTCGATTATTTCGATGCTTCAGGGGCACCCTGGCGAAAACGCTCAAGCCACTTCGCCGAGATCGCTCCCTGCATGGTGCCGGCTTCTGTGTATTCCTCTTGGGTGGTCCCCCAGTAGAAACTGGTAACGCCATCGGTGATGGGCCTGGCCTTAGCGAGGAACTGCTCGGCTTCTTCCAAAGAGCACTTCAGGGGAAAGAACTCCTCAATCACCAGAGGCTTGCCGATATCGTAGACCTTGAGCGCGACAATGGCTTTTTCGACGCCATCCCTTTCGGGATAGAAGTGCACGCTGGCGAAGTCGAGCGGCCCGCTGACTTCTTCGCTGTAAAAGAGTGGCTTGGCATTGGGCCACACATGAGCCCACGGAATGACGCCGACGGTGATTAGCGTTTGCGGATCGACTTCGCGGATCGCATCGGTGAGTGTTTTCACCCAGGCCGCGGCGATCTCCTTATTGTCACGGCCGGCGGCATCGGTGGTGATCCGCTGCACGAAGTATTTGCCCCCGAGGGGTTCACCGACCAGCCACTGATCCGCGTTGGTTCCGCCCCCTAGAACCGGTTCGTTCATCAGGTCGTAGCAAAAAACGGCGGGACTATCCTTACATTTTTTGGCAACAGCTTTCCAGAAGTTGGCCTGAACCTGCCAGCGGTCGGCCTCCTTCATTTCGTCATACCAGACAGGCACATCCTGCTTATGGTAACAGCCCAGGCCGGTCAGGTTCAGGTAAAGCTGTTCCGCTTCGGCCAGCTTCACCAGGTCGGCGAGTTTCTGGAGGTTCTCCTCGTTAGGCTCAGAGGCCGTTTTCATGAACTTGGGCAGTTGCAAATGAACCCTGACGACATTGGCCCCCAGCGACTTGATCTCGCTAAAGTCCTCTTCAATCATTGCCCAATCATCATGCCAATAGTCTTCGATCAGTTTGCCGTCGCCATCGTGGTCGTAGTTGACACCCCAGACATAGAAAGCCGTTTCCGTGCCTGCCAGGCGAAAGTCCTTGCCATCTTCCGAGAGAACGATCTTTGATTGTGGCTCATCGGCAATAGACAGGGGCGGAGCAAGGGTCAACGCAAAGAGAACGGCCAGCGAGGCTTTCATGGCGGGCTCCAGAATCGAGGGGGGGAGAGCGTACGGGGAAAGGTCTTAGTATTCTACTCGATCGGTTGTTGACTAGTTTCTTGATTCTCTTGAAATCGCTGAAACCCAACGGCGAACTTGCCGCCGAGGTATCCCAGAAGAAGAGCCCAAAAGACATGTCCCAACGTGAAGTATGTCTCTTGGCTTGGCGTATGCACGACTTGGATTGCGTTAATAACCATGTTTTGACCGCTGCCGATTATGAATCCTCCCCCACCTCCGACCATGGTCGAACCCAAACTGTTACCTTCGGAATCCGTGACGTTTCCATAGATATCCATCGTTGGAGCGAGTGAGGCGGGGATCGCCTCTCCGTCTTTCATGTACTTGGTGTGCGTGAGGACCGGCTGCCAGTGATACATCCAGTTTGTGGTTGGCAACTGGCGAAGTTCCGAGAACAGAGTGAAGCTATTATTCTCGACAAGAATCAAAGCGGCGAAGTAGCCGATCGCGAAGCAGCAGAAACCGGTCGCGAAGGCCCGCCATGGCCCCCTGCCAACGCGTGAAATCGCAAGCAGCGAAAAGAGAAACAGCATCACGCCCATCAGCACGAGCCATAGAAAGATCTGGGGCGCCCACATCGAGCCGATAACCACGACCCCGGTCGTAAGCACGACAACCAACTCCAAGAGGGACCACTGGACGAGTGCTTGCCGCTGACTCATGACCTACACCTTCGAAACAAAAAATGGCGGCTTGTTTCCAAGCCGCCATCATAGATCGTTTTTACAACGCACGCGAACTTATCGCGAAGCGACATAAATACGCACGCTGCGTTCCGGCATGACGAACTTGCCGGCCGCCGGTGGTCGCGGGCCGTTGAGGTCTGGGTAAACGTCGCTCGGCGAAGTCGCTGCCGTGTCGACGAACATTCGCCAACTGGTACCCTTGGCAACCGGTGGCAGTATGAACTGTTGAGGCGAAGGACTACCGTTCATTAAAAGCAGAACGTCGCGACCGATATTTTCAGGATCGTTGTCCTTTTGTGGAGCCGCAAAAAGACACGTCAACATCGAGTCGCCGCTGTCCCAATCGACGGCGGTGCCCAAGTTGTTGTACCAGTTCACGTCGTACAGGCCTCGACGTCCGGTCGGATAACCACCCAGGAAGTGCTTTTGACGCACGGTGGGTTGATCGCGACGGAAGGCGACTAATGCTCGGACGAAGCGACGCATCTCGTCGTTCTTCTTGACCAGCGACCAGTCAAGCCAGGAGATTTCGTTGTCTTGGCAGTAGGCATTGTTGTTGCCGTGCTGCGTACGACGGACTTCGTCTCCCATCAGAATCATCGGCACGCCTTGCGACATCAGCAACGTGCAGAACATGTTCTTGATCTGCTGCCGGCGAATCTTTTCGATGCTCGTTCGCTTGGTCGGACCTTCCACACCGTAGTTGTAACTCAGGTTGTGGTTGTCGCCGTCGCGGTTCCCTTCCCCGTTCGCCTCGTTGTGCTTGTGGTTGTACGACACAAGGTCGTTCATCGGGAAGCCATCGTGCGAGGTGATGAAGTTAATGCTGTGATACGGCTGACGGCCGCCAGCCTGGTAAAGGTCGCTGGAACCTGCCAAACGCGTGGCGAGCGCCCCGAGCTTGTGCGGTTCACCCTTCCAGAAGCTGCGGATGTCGTCGCGGTAACGGCCGTTCCATTCCGCCCAACGCAAGTTGGCGAAAGAACCGACCTGGTACGCACCTGCGGCGTCCCATGCTTCGGCAATGATCTTGGTATCGGCCAGCATTGGGTCTTCGGCGATCGCTTCCACCAGCGGCGGATTGGCCACCAGGTTACCGGTGCGGTCGCGGCTGAGAATCGACGCGAGGTCGAAGCGGAAACCGTCAACGTGGTAGTTATGCACCCAGTGACGCAGACTGTTAAAAATCATCTCACGAACGATCGGGTGGTTACCGTTGACCGTGTTACCGCAGCCTGAGTAGTTCTTGTACTCGCGACCGCCGTTGGCCAGCATGTAGTAGACCTGATTTTCGAGCCCCTTGAAGCTGAGGATCGGGCCCTTCTCGTTCCCTTCGCACGTATGGTTGTAAACGACGTCGAGGATGACCTCGATGCCCGCCTGGTGCAGGGCTTTCACCATCTCTTTGAATTCGCGAACCTGGCCGCCGGGCGTCTTGCTTGCCGCGTACCCGCGGTGAGGCGCGAAGAAGGCCATGGAGTCGTAACCCCAGTAGTTGCCGCGGGTCGGCGTCTTGCCGGTCACCATGTCCATGATGGGGAATTCGTGGATCGGCATCAGCTCAACCGCAGTCACCCCCAACGACTTGAGATATGGGATCTTCTCGATCACACCGCGATAAGTGCCTGGGTGATCCACGCCGCTCGACTCGTGCGCGGTGAACCCTTTGACGTGCATCTCGTAGATGATCGATTCGCTCAGGTCCCGCTTCAAATGGCGGTCCCCTTCCCAATTGAAGCTTTCGTCGACCACCACGCACTTGGGCGGACGGATGATGCCGTCGTCGGCAGCCTGAAAGGTACCCGCCAGCGCTTTGGCGTAGGGGTCAATCAGCCGGGCACGACCGTCGAAGAGCATGCCTTCGTCGGGGTTGTACGGCCCCTCGGCTTGGAAGTGATATAGCTGACCGGCCGACAGACCTGGAATGAAGATACTCCAGATATCTCCCCATCGATCTGTCTCGCGGTCGAAGTCGATGATTTCGCTCGGTTCGCGATCATCGACGTTCTTATAGAGCAAAAGTCGCATCGCCGTGGCGGATCGGCTGAATACAACAAACCGTACGCCGCGTTCGTGCAGGATCGCTCCATAAGGAAGCACGTGACTAAATTGCAGCTCCGGATGCGGATGAACCATAAGCATAGGCGACTGTCCGATCTAACCTCCTAAGACCTCGATTGAATGATTGTGTTGAAACACTACCACCCAATTCGCAGCAGACCGGAGAAGACGCCCCTCCTAAAACCAATTTTTTTACTTCAAAACACGTGATGCATCGTCTGGCGAAATAATAGCTTAGGGCTAAGGCGTAGGTCCTGCGTAGAGTTTACCGATTCGACGGAGTCCAACCTGCCGACGGCGTCGTCTGGGATGACTGAGATTGCCTCGGCAACAAGTCCCACTGGATTGTCCGCGTTAACCGCAATGTTCGGGCCAATAGGAAATGGAATCGGAAGCCGCCTACGATTATTTTTCCCATTCCACCGATTTTGCCGGTTTATTTTAACCATTCTGTTGCCCGCATTTGAACACGGTCCCCTCTCTGGATGCTAGGGGCAGAGCAAATAATGCTCAAATCGGCGGCACGCCTAGGCGGAGAAGAATTTTCGGAAATCTTCCTTTAAGAGTCCCCTGTGCCTTCCCAAGGGTGAGGGTTAGGAAGCTGGTACCAATTTCGCCCCTCACCCTAACCCTCTCCCCGAAGGGTCGAGGGGACGAGATTCGGGGTGCGTTGACAATCCTGGCAGTGGGGTCGAAAATCTTCGTTTCTGGACGCTAAACCCCCGTTTCGATTGACAACCATAATGGCAAAAGCCACCTACAAAGATGCCGGCGTCGACCTAGACGTTTACGCAGAATCGATGTCCCGTCTTCCCCGGTTGGTAAAGCGGACCTTCTCCCCCCGGGTGATGCAGCTAGACGGTGGTTTCGCAGGGCTCTTCAAACTCGACTTCGACAACGCTCTGTTCGCTCGAAAGTACGAAGACCCAGTCCTTATCTCGTGTACCGATGGCGTCGGCACGAAGATCAAGCTGGCCATCGACAGCGGCAAGCACGACACCGTTGGAATCGACCTGGTCGCCATGTGCGTGAACGATGCCATCTGCTGCGGGGCCGAACCCCTGTTTTTCCTCGACTACATTGCCATGGGGAAAGATGATCCGGAACTGCTGGAACAACTGGTCACCGGCATTACCAACGGCTGTGTCGATAGCGACTGCGCCTTGATCGGCGGCGAAACGGCGATCATGCCCGACTTGTACAAAATTGGCGATTACGACATGGCCGGCTTCTGCGTGGGCGTGGCCGACCGCAAGCATCTGATCGACGGCAAAGCGATTGCCGAGGGGGATGTGGTCCTGGGATTGTCCTCCAGCGGCGTGCACTCCAACGGCTTCAGCCTGGTTCGCAAGGTCGTCTTCGATATCGCCGGGCTGAGCCTGGACGATCACATCGAATCGCTCGGGGCGACGGTTGGCGAAACGCTTCTAACTCCGACCAAGATTTACGTTCAACCGGTTCGTAACGTTCTTTCCCATTACAAGATCAAGAACGTCGTTCACGGCATCGCCCATATCACCGGCGGTGGCTTGCAGGAAAACCTGGAACGCATCCTGCCTAAGAATGTCGACGTCGAAATCAAGAAGGGAAGTTGGCCGGAACTACCGGTCTTCCCGTGGATCCAGCAGTTGGGCGAGATCGAAGACGAAGAGATGGCTCGCGTCTTCAACATGGGCATCGGGCTGGTCGTGATTGTCAGCAGCTACTACGCCGCCAGTGTGCAGAAGATGCTGACCGAAGGTGGCTGCGACGTCTTCGAGTTGGGCAAGGTCACCTCAGGCAGTGGCAAGGTCGAGTTGCGTTAGACCAACTCCCAGGTTCCAAAGCCGCGGACGCTCGGCTAACATCGCGCTGAGAACATCGGGGCAATCGCTTCCGACATGAAATGCCGTGGCCATCGCTTTCTGTCCGGCATCGATCGTCCCGAAAGAGCCTTCCAACCCCAAAGCAAACGCCGCATCGCGGGTTACCATGGGCAATAGCTGCTCGGCCGGAATGTTGGGAAACGTCTGGGCAACGTGCTGCAACTCTGCCCACAAATCGAGGTCCGGCGACGAAGCCCTTGAGTCGGTCCCGAGTACTACGCGAATGCCATCGGCCAGTAGTGCTTCCATCGGATGGCGATCGTGATGAAAGTACGCGTGGGTACGCGGGCAATAGCAGACGCTCATCGTCTCTTGGTACTTTTTGAGTAGTGCGATCTCGGGCTCGGAAAGATAGTTGCCATGCACCACCATGGCCCGGTAGGCCGGGGCAAGATGCTCGATATACTCCGCCGGCTTCTTTCCGCCGGGAAAATCTTCTTCTCGGAACAATCCCATATGCTCGAGCATCATCCGAAACGGGCCGGTTCCCTTTTCAAGCAACTCAAGTTCCTCGAGAGACTCGGCCAGGTGCATCGCCAGGGGCAACTGATATTGCCGCGAAAGCTTGACGCACTCGTCGACAATTCCCATCCCGGCGGAATAAGGCGCATGGGGGCTTAGCCCAGCCGTGACGTTCTCGTGCGACCAGAGATAGACCGCATGCTCGCGAGCCTGGCCAAACCGCTCTTCTTTTCGCTCAGGATCCAGCCCAAGTATTTCCAGCATGGAAACGACCTGCACGTCGGGCCGATCGTAGGCGACTTCCATCAGCGGAAGCGTTGCGATCTCGCCAACAACTCCGACACCGTGTTCGGCGCACTGCTTGAGCCCGTGACGAATGGCTTGTGCCTTTTCGACTGCCAGGTCCTCGCCGAAGCCTTGCCGGTAGCGAATCACCTCCGTGATCCACTGCGGAAAGGTCATGCCCTGCGTTCCCAGGGGATGTTTTAAGTTGCTGAATTCGAGATGCGTGTGCGCGTTGACCAGCGCCGGCATGACGGCCCACTGGCTCAGGTCGACGGCGTCGTGCCAGATGCCTGTTTCTTCGATGCCGACGATGCGGTCGTCCTCGACCATCACCGTGGCATCCTGGATTGGGGCGCCACACATTGTGAAAAGCCAACCGACGCGATAGCGACGAATCATGAAGTCACCTCCCCTACCAATTGTTCCTTCAATTGCTGCCAGATACCCGATTCCCGCCAAGCCACGGGAAGCGGCGCGGTGATATCGACCTGCTCGTCCACCATCGGATGCCGAAACTGGAGCCGCCGAGCATGCAGCGCGATATGCTGATGTCGCACGTCTTCCACCTTCGGTCCGAATGCCTGCGAGGCCCCATAGAGTTCGTCCCCTAAAACAGGAAATCCCCGCGCCGAACATTGCAAACGGATTTGATGATAACGCCCCGTTCCCAGTTCGACTTCCAATAGGCTATGCGAATCGGTCTGGGCCAGCACACGGTAGGCAAGCCGAGCAGACTTAGCCCCTTCGACCGATGGTTCGACAATCTCTCCTTGGGCGACGTCGGGAATCTTCCGCACGTGATCGTTCCACTCCCCTGCCTGGCTTTCGACGCGACCTTCGACGATGGCCCAATAGGTTTTATGAACGGTACGCTCGCGAAACTGCGCGGCCAGACGCTGTGCAGCCCGAACGTTGCGGCAGAAGACGATCGCTCCCGACACCGGTCGATCGAGCCGGTGAATGATCGCCAGGTAGATGTTGCCCGTCTTCCGTTCGCGCTGCTTGATGAAGTCGCGCAGCTGCGTTTCCAGGTTGTCGATCCCCGGAGGCGCTTGCGTCAGCAGCCCTGCCTGCTTCTGCACGCAGATACACGGCCCCTTCTCGTAAAGGATGCGAAACGGCGGAGTGATCGTCGACGGATTCATGGGACCTATTATTTCTTGTCCCCTCTCCCTTCTCAAGGGAGAGGGCTAGGGTGAGGGTTGGTGAAGCGGGTACCAAGTTCGCCCCTCACCCTATCCCTCTC
This genomic interval carries:
- the aspS gene encoding aspartate--tRNA ligase, whose product is MYRTHTCGELRKSDVGQSVTLAGWVDSYRDHGGGLFVDLRDRYGKTQVVFSSDSGEETQKLSRSLRNEDVIQVIGKVDPRPDGTVNPKLSTGEIEIKVEKLVVLNKCKTPPFFPGQQDMPGEDLRLKHRYLDLRRQQMQQTMLLRSKIIKLMRDYFEEHQFIDVETPILGRSTPEGARDYLVPSRVHHGEFYALPQSPQLYKQILMMAGYDRYVQVARCFRDEDLRADRQPEFTQLDLEMAFCEMDDVIGIIDGLVTKVAKEVHGVDVPGPLPRMTYDEAMERFGHDAPDLRFDLEIVDATDLAAEAEFRVFKAVADAGNRVRGICAKGAADKYSRRLIDDMTSMVQDDFGAKGLAWFKVEADGTLNSPIAKNFTPELLAKFKERFAAEPGDLILIVADKFEVTCKALYGLRKKLGAELKLYDPKAMHFSWVVEFPMFDYDEEEGRWVAMHHPFTAPRPQDVELLDSDPGKCRALAYDLVINGSEAGGGTIRIHDNATQQKVFGLLGMTEEDAKERFGFLLDALQYGAPPHGGIALGIDRWVMLFGYLDNIRDCIAFPKTQRAADLMTDAPSTVDRKQLEELAIKVLRLDEVKK
- a CDS encoding carboxypeptidase regulatory-like domain-containing protein; its protein translation is MLRFIGLTSVAAICAIGCTASDDSGLPRRVPAKAVVTYEGKPVEGATVTFGGAEIRGAVGNTDERGEVRLWTYEPGDGVIPGTYTVAIRKLEVLALPDPEKVSPEEYSRMMNEMNRALGGSPKHLLPKKYSKAETSQLTAEVVDGGENIFTFELED
- a CDS encoding DUF1559 domain-containing protein, whose translation is MVLTLRKRLRLAGFTLVELLVVIAIIGVLIALLLPAVQQARESARRMQCSNRMKQVGLALHNYHDTHGAFPALQMQAAPSRPSGFVALLPYIEQLAVWEKASGASTPFGSSDWNPAEQNTLIPELLCPSDPYWSSRSSVNGRKPRSYHFCMGDSVRNNHTTSSTKRGMFVTLENMSFKDLVDGTSNTLALSEVVVGPNNVTRTMKGNVAVTPGINTNPSSPADCWAARGINGEIDAAVPVTAESYVHRAPGSRWAEGRAFFTGFSTVLPPNSPRCTIAHSDGTWGIWTPSSFHPGGVICGRADGSTQFVPDTIDSGDPTATEATDGPSPYGVWGALGSINGGETSSL
- a CDS encoding dienelactone hydrolase family protein, producing the protein MRCLVASLAILALTASIANAEVKTKVIEYKVGDQAFDGFLAYDDTIEGPRPAVVVFHEWWGLNDYAKKRTKMLAELGYVAFAADMYGDGQFVDHPKDAGQMAGKVRANVEQWQKRAVAALDVLKKQPQCDPAKIAAIGYCFGGSTALQLGYTGADVDAIATFHAALPTPTKEQAEAIQAKVLVCHGADDGFVSQESIDAFQEKLKDAEVDLNFVAFPGAVHSFTVEDSGKHGNPGMQYNKEADEKSWTLLLKLLKSELGPVK
- a CDS encoding cellulase family glycosylhydrolase — protein: MKASLAVLFALTLAPPLSIADEPQSKIVLSEDGKDFRLAGTETAFYVWGVNYDHDGDGKLIEDYWHDDWAMIEEDFSEIKSLGANVVRVHLQLPKFMKTASEPNEENLQKLADLVKLAEAEQLYLNLTGLGCYHKQDVPVWYDEMKEADRWQVQANFWKAVAKKCKDSPAVFCYDLMNEPVLGGGTNADQWLVGEPLGGKYFVQRITTDAAGRDNKEIAAAWVKTLTDAIREVDPQTLITVGVIPWAHVWPNAKPLFYSEEVSGPLDFASVHFYPERDGVEKAIVALKVYDIGKPLVIEEFFPLKCSLEEAEQFLAKARPITDGVTSFYWGTTQEEYTEAGTMQGAISAKWLERFRQGAPEASK
- the glgX gene encoding glycogen debranching protein GlgX; this encodes MLMVHPHPELQFSHVLPYGAILHERGVRFVVFSRSATAMRLLLYKNVDDREPSEIIDFDRETDRWGDIWSIFIPGLSAGQLYHFQAEGPYNPDEGMLFDGRARLIDPYAKALAGTFQAADDGIIRPPKCVVVDESFNWEGDRHLKRDLSESIIYEMHVKGFTAHESSGVDHPGTYRGVIEKIPYLKSLGVTAVELMPIHEFPIMDMVTGKTPTRGNYWGYDSMAFFAPHRGYAASKTPGGQVREFKEMVKALHQAGIEVILDVVYNHTCEGNEKGPILSFKGLENQVYYMLANGGREYKNYSGCGNTVNGNHPIVREMIFNSLRHWVHNYHVDGFRFDLASILSRDRTGNLVANPPLVEAIAEDPMLADTKIIAEAWDAAGAYQVGSFANLRWAEWNGRYRDDIRSFWKGEPHKLGALATRLAGSSDLYQAGGRQPYHSINFITSHDGFPMNDLVSYNHKHNEANGEGNRDGDNHNLSYNYGVEGPTKRTSIEKIRRQQIKNMFCTLLMSQGVPMILMGDEVRRTQHGNNNAYCQDNEISWLDWSLVKKNDEMRRFVRALVAFRRDQPTVRQKHFLGGYPTGRRGLYDVNWYNNLGTAVDWDSGDSMLTCLFAAPQKDNDPENIGRDVLLLMNGSPSPQQFILPPVAKGTSWRMFVDTAATSPSDVYPDLNGPRPPAAGKFVMPERSVRIYVASR
- the purM gene encoding phosphoribosylformylglycinamidine cyclo-ligase → MAKATYKDAGVDLDVYAESMSRLPRLVKRTFSPRVMQLDGGFAGLFKLDFDNALFARKYEDPVLISCTDGVGTKIKLAIDSGKHDTVGIDLVAMCVNDAICCGAEPLFFLDYIAMGKDDPELLEQLVTGITNGCVDSDCALIGGETAIMPDLYKIGDYDMAGFCVGVADRKHLIDGKAIAEGDVVLGLSSSGVHSNGFSLVRKVVFDIAGLSLDDHIESLGATVGETLLTPTKIYVQPVRNVLSHYKIKNVVHGIAHITGGGLQENLERILPKNVDVEIKKGSWPELPVFPWIQQLGEIEDEEMARVFNMGIGLVVIVSSYYAASVQKMLTEGGCDVFELGKVTSGSGKVELR